The sequence below is a genomic window from Uranotaenia lowii strain MFRU-FL chromosome 2, ASM2978415v1, whole genome shotgun sequence.
GATACTTTATTTACTGTCTGATTTTGTACCTTCAGCCACATTCATTCCGAACCTTCATCTGCCTAACAGTTGTTATTTGTGATAACAGGTGCCATTATGGCATTCGCTTGCTGCATGATCCCTGGAGTActgcatttgtttattttgttatgCAGACATTTGATAACTTCTGACAAAACGCGGCATTCGATGTTAGACGGGATATCATAATCAATTGTGCTAGACCCAATGCATCCATCGATGGCCgcatatatttgttttttgttggtgATACAATCTGGAAATTTTTGAtcatattattttgtttgaaaatgttagagATTGTCATTGAATTTACCTTGGGACGACCTTTTAATGCGTTCGCTCGAATATGGTGAATCTTTCAGCCTAGAAAACTCGAAATTAATAGGGTCAGcagaaataacttgaaaaaaaaaaatgaaaaactattaTATGAAATTGAAACGTATGCTAGCTTATTTTACTTACATCCCACTGCTAGCAATACTACCAAAAGAATCCTTAGAGCGATCATTTTTTAGAAGTGTAGCGTGCTTTTCAATGGctgataaaattctaaaatctaagaaaaaatgtAAGGTTTAAATACCTTTTGATCATTCAATAAtattataggggagagtggggtatcatgggccactttttttctttgtttcataacttctttattagaaaagataaattgaaaaaaataaatggaaaggttttttacatttttgaggtatcattaggcattttttgttattttttaaatataataatttccccagttttgactgttttgaaaaaagttttttttttggattctgaaaaactgtggggaaacgcaggccaccaaatccaaattgactagatagcTTGCAATGTTTAtgagttgatccaaaactgaaatttcataattcatttagtagttttaaagcaatttcagatgaggaaactaaaaagagagttgtgtatgatcgaatagatcctaaaacctggctcgcgaacgtttcggcaaaattccataCATAGAATTTTTGTTCGActctatcgcattagaaaagatggacaaaacattttccataattcttcatttggcataagaaaactttacaaatagtaataacgtttttatgttctgaacgtgtaaaaaacaccaaaatataggtggcccaagataccccaaaAAATGTGGTCCaagattccccacaagcaatgatttgcaaattggttgcatttgtgtgacctatttatgtttcatcgaaaattccttttcgacgtgaaagaacatgacaaaaccaagaacataagcgtatgagcatatttttgttatatactTGAGGTCTCGCACGGATgcaatttgcgggtgcttgtttaattacttaagtacatttttctacgCTAGTTTCacaaaagaagcatatgatacgtacataagtcaacaaaatatagaaaaacatgcttatgcaaagcgacaacgatgacagttgaattgggatttttatctcaacacacagctgagatatttgaagtggcccacgtttccccatggcccacgttaccccactctcccctacctaaAACGATAGCTTTTCTTTTGTTCGAGAACGCTTTGTTCCAGGAATATTTACAATCAGGCTCAGATCAAAACAATTTACAGTAATAGAAACGCATTTGCGTTTTATTGTTTAATCTTTGCTTTGATGCTCTTTTAAAAGGTTAACACATAAATAACaatcattgtttattttttcaactgtgCCTTTAAGAAATTCACGGAAGCCATTTCCGTTTGATTAATGTAGGCAAACTCAATTGGGTGGTCTAAAAACGAGACGTGTTTCGGAATCTAAGGCTTggcaaatattgtttttcatttctaagaCGGTTTTGTGAGTAAATAAACGATGTAagaaaacttttactaacaaaTCGGCTAgctatgatttgaattttgcagTCGCTTTCTTGGggatatattttgaatttgaaagacatttagtcattaagttaattttttgaatatgaagAATGTCTTGgctacttaatttaaaaaagaaaaaaaatcacatcattgtttaactttcttttttcatttggcAGTAGATGATTTTTCGTTCCTATATACGACGAGCATTGATGCTGTTTCATAAAAGCTTCCTTGACTTGTTTCACTAGTGACACCTTTTGTTGAGATCCACATCTGCTAACTTTACGCTGCAATCAGCCAATGGTTTTTTTGTCCAAAATGACGCACTTTGTGTCAGGTAACATTACAATTCATCTTGATTTTGTTCTTCTCTTTTCAAGATGATAAATCTTATTCTAATCATAGTTCAGAACTAATAAATTCAAGCGTTAAGatctttctctattttattttgtttcgggcacaaaaaaaatttttttaatacttttataTAACATTTATATTTGATTCAATGTCTATCTCTGTATCTAAAGAAAAATGTCTTCCTTTGCCTAACAATTATTTTCTGCTTTAATAGGCGCCATGATGGCATTGACTTGCTGCATGATTCCTGGAGCTCCACATCTGTTTACTTTGTCACGCAAACATTTGATAACTGCATACAAAACGCGACACTCGATGTTAGACGAAGACGGTATATCATAATCAATCGAACTTGATCCAATACAAGCATCAAAGGCTACATATATTTGTTTGGTGTTGGTGATACAACCTGGAGATTTTTTGAtcatgttattttaatttggaaaatttcgagCTTGTAATCAAATTTACCTCCGGACGACCTTTTAATGCGTTCAACCAAATATCCTGGGCCCTTCAGAGCAGAAAACTCGAAATTTATAGGGTCAGCCGAAATtacttgaagaaaataaattatatgtATTTGAGAATGGTATTATAACGATATTTAGGTTACTTACATCCCACTGCTAGaacaacaaccaaaaaaatttttgaagcgatcatttttaagaaatattgcGTGTTTTTCGATAACTGAATGGCTCCCAATATCTATCAAATAGGTAGAAAGACTAGGTTTATATACCTTTTGAtcattgaataattttatttttataaaccatTGCTTTGTTCAATAACGCTTTATTCTAAGAACTTTTGCACAGTGAGTGATAGAAACGTTTTTAACGTTTTGCTCAATCATTGTTTGTTGCTCCCATAAAATAGGTGGACTAATATTACATGCCTACTGTGCCTTTAGGAAATTCATAAAAAGTATTAACGTTTGATTAATGTATGCAAATATTCGCACGTCATATATCGATAGGCACTTAGTAAATATCCAATAGGGTGATCCAAAAACGAGATGTGCTCCGCTTGAGGAATATTTGTCTtacttatttgaagatttttttttgcagtgatATAAACAGCGTTAGTATTAACGAATCTGTCGGAGGACTCAAAAACAACTAACCGATCAGCTTTTTTTCACgttattattatttatcatATATAACGGTATTCGCTCGTTATTTGGACGCTTTATAATCGGACAAACTCGGTATTCGGACATTTTGAGGGGGCTAAGGCTCTATACATGagagttttcttcaaaaatgttccatttttcaaatgtttacaaTAAATACAGACAGTTgtattattttaagcattttttgtattttctacTTTTGTATATTCAGTTCACTTTGCTTGTTTTACTTCTAACAaccttaaccctccaaagccgttcgggtcaatatgacccgaagcgcacatttcaaacatctttatcatcattccaatatactgatgaactggttgttttgacagaccaagtatgttctatgaaaataatgatcaagttaacgccaaaaaattaaaatttgagtttttaaaatcggttcattgagaaatgaaatacagctaagcacagccaaaactggatgtcgttttttttaagtaagacttttttctaccggaagctcggtcatagcggtaaaaactttcattggatcccaacatatctatacattgtcggatagatggattcttgaaaatttcatagatcaatgaaataattaaatacagaaaagctgtcagaagttatgagtattttaaaaataaaattgatttttcggacttttaactttctgaaccagtttctgaaaacctgaTAATACatatcaactttattttgaaatgttgagtaattagaataaattaccttcacaatgaatataatatcatcaaaatcggttaacatttacagccaggagaacgaaatcaaattacaactcatatttccccgaaacggatatttagcgaacggctttggaaggttaagatgAAAAACGGGTTTGAACGGAATGTCGGTTTTTCTCTACCTTCGACAATCgaacgttttcgaaaatctCTCTGGCCCCAACAGCGTCTGATTATCGAACGAGTGCTGAATATCGACTTGCAATGATTAGATTTTAAATGCTGCACGATAAAATCCTACCTACTTGAAGGGTGCCCTACATCAAATTTCAACCCAGAAAAAATGCATTATAAATAACCTAAATTACCTAATTGAAAAACTCACAGTGGCAGAATGACTAAGTTATTTTCTCATGTCCCgttgaaaaacttttatatattttctttgaagttcgagcaaaataaatttcaaagtaTCTCTTTGAGTgactattttttcttaaatttaaaaaaaatacaatacatAGTcaacaaaacagcaaaaatacGCAACGGGAGTCATTCTAAAGCGTTTGCAAAGTGATGCAATTTTATTTGGGATACCTTTCAGCGTTTGAGTAACGTGAAATTGGAAgagttgcaaaaatttattcatttaatgTAATAAACATTTTACGAATGATTTTGAGTTGTCAGGAGTTTTgtctttttcaatcaaatttctagAACATAATCAATGttaatgacattttttatttaaaaaatataatattcatatcgttatttgaattttgtttagaatttggcTGTAGAGGATTTTTCGTCTCTACAAACGATGGTTTGGCGCATCGGAGTTGTTTAATAAAAGATTCCTTGATTTGATTCACTAGCGACATCATCCGTTGAGATCCACATTTGCTCACTTTGCGCTGTAAACAGCCAATGGTTTGTTCCAAAATGACGCACTTGGTGTCGGAGAACAAATCCATTGCAATTGATCTTGAAAGCACGCAACCATCGAATGCATCGTACACCTGTTCGGTGCGTGTGATACAACCTAAAATCGTCAATCACATGTTAAGCCGTTAAGAAATTCTATACTTAGATTTACCTTTTCGTTTGAAAGACGACCTTGCATCGGGTATGATTTCTTCCCACTCATCATATCTTCGGTCACAAGGTCGGCGTTCATCCTCGAGTGGAAACTCTTCAAGTGAATATTCATCGAATCGAGAATCCTCGTATGAAGAAACATATTTCCAAACGCCAGCGTCGGATCCAGATAAAGTCACTTTAAAATGAAGAAGGCTTTAGAACTGTAGAATTGTATAATGttttgatagcaacttacttTCCAACGTAATAAAAACTATCAATGTAATCTTtggaatcatcatttttaacAATGGTCTACAAAGCTGctgcttatttgaatttaagtGAACGAATGATTTCCAATATGCGAGCTATAGGCCTATTGACTAGCAATATTTATATTCGATTCGATTGTTTTTGGATTCACAAATTCCCAGAATAAATCGGTTATTTTGATAACGCTTTTCATCGAGGGAAACTTTTTTGATCAGCGCTAACAACGGAACATAATCacgtttgaatattaaaaaatcaacaacaagtGAATGACTTTTAGAaagaataaagtagattttatgcatcaaaacatcaattttgattaaaatttaaccTATAATCCCTACACTGCACAAtgagtaaaaataacaaaatgatgaactTGGTCATTACaatgaaaaattacattttttactACTCCTAActtgtttttacatttttattttaaaaataggacATCTATCAACGACAAATCATTTTCGAATTCTACTCTTTGATGCGAAGAAATGCTCTTGAAAACTGACAGCGAAAATGGAACCGAAGATGAGATGGGCCGGCagctccactcgattattccAAAGGTAAGCCCTAAACTATGGTTCAATAGGTTGtgcttgagtcgggattttattcgaatattttcccgtctcatgtccaatcattgttcctcaAATGCGTTTCTCTATCGTTTTAATCTTGCTGAGAGCAATATATGTGGTTGTGGTCAAGATAACAAGGTGACATCGAgaatattgtttggtcgtgtgagtaccatcttgtcgccagggcgaatttgatagactccctcCGGGTCCGAGGAAAACCACTCAGCACCCTtgtgagagatgtactagctgcgaTAGACATTGATTACATGCTCGAAATCTCTTTTTCTCAAAGCTATAGACCTTGATTTATAACAATTTCTTCTTCACTATATCAAAACCTATTGAAAACAATGAAATGTTATTACAAAAACCTAACATTGGTTCTTTAAAACCTAcgaagaaaataaacaaattgtaaaaaatgggttaatgtaaaatttcaactttttttattctacaACGTTGTCGCATATTTGATTTACTTTGTCATTATGAACTGAAAATTGAGGTAGTAAGAGCaggttcactggtgttggaaaaaagtggtagaaattttgacattttgaaaattttaccgtgcaaaaatgttttcaaaatattgggacgttgtatttttttacaacactgtttatATTTTAGCCGTtttaacgagcctatagtaaacaaagagacgaaatgcacgattggaatttttgattttctgccagtgtcattccaatcgagcaaaaccaagcagtattaaaggcagccctacagcagggttccaagctcattatttcaaaagggatcagattgtgcctctttgtttactatagatTCTTtaagccgtatgtgatagaaatattgctatttttgcatcacagcgtgcgaaaatacaacacgtgttgtaaaaaactagaaggccacagatcttgaaaatgtttttgcatggcaaaattttcaaaatgtgccgtaagtgtcaaaatttctaccactttttcccaacaccattgaacttgctctaagtagTTACAAAAATTGTCTTCATGCTGAAAATTGTCTCTCCctctcttagagcaagttcattgACTCTCTCTTATGATCTACAACTAAAATGATCAAGTAGGCGTCGCGGGTTGAAAATACAACATGCGTTTTTCGTAGCTGTAAACTTTAGAtcacaaattttaatgaataaatacATATATTGTTCTTCTGATGCCGATTGTGTACTATTCCACAATTTCAAGGTGTAGCAGTGAAGAgttacatttttctttaaattggcGAATGTTTAAAAGGTGTGAACTGTgaaaaatttgctttccaaaGACGGCGCCCTTCGAATGGGAAAAgattttcatttctcaatgtgCATCTTGGGATCTACAGTCAcagaaaatctgaaatttgtaaaatagaaGGATGCTTTTGGGGGATTTTCCAGTTTGAACAAAGTGTGATTCAAAATGTAGAATTCTTGAATGTTCCAGATCACACTTCCAATGCTATGAATTTGTAActgagatttgaaaaaaatgtgttttggtCAAAATGATGTAATACATAAAAGATTACATAAATGTGTATGTGTGAAGTGTGTGTTtgtgattattcgaaaaatgATGTTCGGATTACATGGTcatcgatttgaattttttttttggaaaattgtatttttaaccGTGAAAAGTATACAAAGTGGTCCGTAATTTTAGCCCCGAGGGCATCGTCGCAAAGAAATCTCTTTGCCCGATTGCTGCGATTTAGAGTAAATTCGTTGGAGAAAAACAAAGGAACatcaactataaaaaaaaatgaactcttGCTGGATTATAAAAGCTTGTTGTCTAGGAACTAAAAACCGGtgaaaaaagaaattaggaAGATTTTTGTTCTGTGgggctgaaaatatcattatcATAacatcataatcattttttcatAGAATCAATAAGCAACAATTATTGGATGGTGCAGGGATGCCCGCATACGAAAAAACTCTACCTCAAATAATCAAAACGATATTTGAACAGCTCCTGTAATTGTGACTGTTTATATAAACATAGCTGTTGGGTACAACTATGCAAATcgaataaagaaattttaaataaaacgatTCAAACCAAGCCTCCACGTTCATATGAAAAGTCACGTTAATGGTGAATTCAACTGAATGGTTTGAACAATTAACCAACGTTTTTCATCAACCGTAAAAATCATCTCGAACGATTACTGCTAACGTCCATACAATTCTGACACTTCTCAAATCTCTGGATGGCAGccaggtgccaggtggttttgtcaaaaatcaacaCAACGCGTAGAAGAAATAAGGATTTTTCGGACATCTAAGAATTTATGGAAATTATATGCAGCTATTCATAGATTGCATGAacaaaggcgaaatacaggtgcgCAATCTGCCCTGATCTATGCAACAATCGTCCGCAGCTTCTTGACTGGTATGCAGCTCATATAAAAAACACCACCAGATGATAGTTAAAACACCATTTAACTATATATCTGAATATTTATACTTTATTTATACTGTatatctgaaccgaagattacttTCGGAAAAAAACGACTTTTACTTGTTTTATCACAGATTTGTACAAGTTCTCATAGTTCGATTACAAATGCTATTATAattggaaatttgtttttgaagccaaatttccaaaaatcaggacaattcgagagttttggaaaaatcaagacaatctctcgaaaatcaggacaaatcctgataaatcaggatacctggcacctctgatggCAGCTGTCATGCAGTTCCGAGAAGACGAAAAaggaaaagaagaaatttgagaatttgatttTGGTGTTCGGTTTGAAACCAAACAGCAACTCGAACGAATTTTTGATGCTGAATATCAAGAATTCTTGCGAAATTGCTGTTGATCTGCTTAAATGGACCACAAAACCGGCGCACCTGAGGGTGGAGTCAGCACAGCCCAACGGTTAGGCCAAAATATGCATAATATTTCAGGTGAGTGcgtttgtttttctattttcgCCTGCTTATGGGGTAGCTAAACATCAGCTTTCCAATTTCCTATATGTTTCTGACTGttctgttttttatttcatgttagTGTCGCCgaattgggattgggcctgctaaaaagaataaagcctgctcttcactcttacacagatttccataagaatgacagctaatcggagtgaaatcggagtgaaggctatttctctctcggtttatcacacgagaaatcgtataccgggactgcgagcgcgcccatcgcccatgcTAGTTTTTTATTCAGCCCGAGTTCCCCGACCGTGGGGGATGCCCTTGCTGGTGTAGCGATTGGCCCTGCAATGCAGATTTCGGACCAAATGCCAATGTCTATGCCCACATCATTCACCATTGATAATGGATAAGGTACGCAAGGTGAAtcagagaaataattaaaaagatCCTGATAGCTGTAAATGTAAgttaatagaaaaataaaatataggtAAAGTGAAATCGAATAACTTTATATGAAATCCGAAACTCCGAAAAATATTCCCTATTCGCCATTAACGCATACGGTTCCCATAACCATCAGTATAACACTGGAAGAACATTTTGTGGAATCGTGATTTAACTATTGCTGTAAACGTTCAGTTTCAAGCATACTTCAAGGAAAACTATAACGATAACTGTTGTAAGTTCTAAATATGTTTCCATAAGCGGTTTTGGGACGTTGTCTTAACTGTTTGTATTACAGTTCTTCCATAtaagtgttttaacagtttttaacagttacataacctaacaacatatttaaaatacagtcattttggaattcacgattcaagcAATGTATTTCacaatttcaataattgtttGCTTAACTTTTATTTACGCTTCATAAAATCGTCGATAGActatttcagaaatcgtttggttACAATCCTTATTTATGCGGGTGATCACCATCATCAGTACAACAAAATCATCTAATTGAAATCAACTCAGGCTGCCCCTTTCACGCATTCCCGTTCATGTTGAATAGTTAATAATCTAATTTCATTGAACATGAGTTTTTGTTTATACATATTTCGTTAATTCTATTTGCATGTAAAATTTCCATGAATAAATCCATTCAAAAACCTATATGAAACAGATTTATGGGTCTCGTGAGATTTTTGCACCTTaataaagagttttttttactgaatcaaagtaattgaaaaattccctttaattcaacaacggtataagaaaagtttgGATACCGATATTTCAATAGCAACTTACTATAATCTTCAGtaaacgttttcgattgatcaaccgaaaacgctcactg
It includes:
- the LOC129744140 gene encoding uncharacterized protein LOC129744140 is translated as MIALRILLVVLLAVGFISADPINFEFSRLKDSPYSSERIKRSSQDCITNKKQIYAAIDGCIGSSTIDYDIPSNIECRVLSEVIKCLHNKINKCSTPGIMQQANAIMAPVITNNNC
- the LOC129744138 gene encoding uncharacterized protein LOC129744138, which produces MIASKIFLVVVLAVGLISADPINFEFSALKGPGYLVERIKRSSGGCITNTKQIYVAFDACIGSSSIDYDIPSSSNIECRVLYAVIKCLRDKVNRCGAPGIMQQVNAIMAPIKAENNC